From a region of the Daphnia pulicaria isolate SC F1-1A chromosome 1, SC_F0-13Bv2, whole genome shotgun sequence genome:
- the LOC124336951 gene encoding cold shock domain-containing protein 3-like isoform X2, giving the protein MSSTVCYRCNETGHFARECSQGGGGGGGYGSFGGGFGSGSRGGRGGPRGSGGGGFGRSENAGGFGRASCYNCNKPGHIARDCPESGSKTCYNCGKNGHISRECDAPDNRGSGGGGNYGGRNRDCYSCGKSGHISRDCPDGGSGGRGGGGGYGGGDRKCYGCGNVGHISRDCPNNRGGDHDDEANYR; this is encoded by the exons ATGAGCAGTACAGTATGTTACAGATGTAACGAGACGGGTCACTTTGCCCGTGAATGTAGCCAAGGCGGAGGCGGTGGTGGAGGTTACGGAAGCTTCGGCGGAGGCTTCGGGAGTGGGTCACGCGGAGGACGTGGTGGCCCACGTGGTAGTGGTGGAGGCGGCTTTGGCCGTAGTGAAAATGCAGGCGGCTTCGGCCGTG CATCATGCTACAACTGCAACAAACCGGGTCACATTGCTCGCGATTGTCCCGAATCGGGATCAAAGACGTGCTACAATTGCGGCAAGAACGGTCACATTTCTCGTGAATGTGACGCCCCTGATAACCGCGGAAGCGGTGGCGGTGGCAACTATGGTGGACGAAACCGTGAT TGCTACAGCTGCGGTAAATCTGGACACATTTCTCGTGACTGCCCCGATGGTGGCAGTGGAGGCcgaggtggtggcggcggataTGGAGGTGGAGATCGTAAATGTTACGGATGCGGAAATGTTGGCCACATTTCTCGAGATTGTCCGAACAATCGCGGAGGGGATCACGACGACGAAGCCAACTATCGTTAA
- the LOC124336943 gene encoding cold shock domain-containing protein 3-like isoform X2 encodes MSSSVCYKCNETGHFARECSQGGGGGGGYGGGGGFGGSRGGRGGPRGGSGGGGFGRASCYNCNKSGHIARDCPESGSKSCYNCGKSGHISRECDAPDNRGSGGGGRGGGGGGGYGGQSRDCYSCGKSGHISRDCPDGGSGGRGGGGGYGGGDRKCYGCGNVGHISRDCPNSQRGGGGGGGDDDEANYR; translated from the exons ATGAGCAGTTCAGTGTGTTACAAATGTAACGAGACGGGTCACTTTGCCCGTGAATGTAGCCAAGGCGGAGGCGGTGGTGGAGGTTACGGCGGAGGTGGTGGCTTTGGAGGGTCACGTGGCGGACGAGGTGGCCCAcgtggtggtagtggtggaGGCGGCTTCGGCCGTG CATCATGCTACAATTGCAACAAATCCGGCCACATCGCCCGCGATTGTCCTGAATCAGGATCAAAGTCTTGCTACAACTGCGGCAAGAGTGGACACATCTCCCGTGAATGTGACGCTCCAGACAACCGCGGAAGCGGAGGCGGTGgacgtggtggtggcggcggcggtggataCGGTGGACAAAGCCGTGAC TGCTACAGCTGCGGCAAATCTGGACACATTTCTCGTGACTGCCCCGATGGCGGCAGTGGAGGCcgaggtggcggcggcggataTGGAGGTGGAGATCGTAAATGTTACGGATGCGGAAACGTCGGCCACATTTCTCGGGATTGCCCGAATTCCCAacgtggtggcggcggcggtggcggtgaTGACGATGAGGCCAACTACCGATAA
- the LOC124336943 gene encoding cold shock domain-containing protein 3-like isoform X1, protein MSSSVCYKCNETGHFARECSQGGGGGGGYGGGGGFGGSRGGRGGPRGGSGGGGFGRGESSCYNCNKSGHIARDCPESGSKSCYNCGKSGHISRECDAPDNRGSGGGGRGGGGGGGYGGQSRDCYSCGKSGHISRDCPDGGSGGRGGGGGYGGGDRKCYGCGNVGHISRDCPNSQRGGGGGGGDDDEANYR, encoded by the exons ATGAGCAGTTCAGTGTGTTACAAATGTAACGAGACGGGTCACTTTGCCCGTGAATGTAGCCAAGGCGGAGGCGGTGGTGGAGGTTACGGCGGAGGTGGTGGCTTTGGAGGGTCACGTGGCGGACGAGGTGGCCCAcgtggtggtagtggtggaGGCGGCTTCGGCCGTGGTGAGT CATCATGCTACAATTGCAACAAATCCGGCCACATCGCCCGCGATTGTCCTGAATCAGGATCAAAGTCTTGCTACAACTGCGGCAAGAGTGGACACATCTCCCGTGAATGTGACGCTCCAGACAACCGCGGAAGCGGAGGCGGTGgacgtggtggtggcggcggcggtggataCGGTGGACAAAGCCGTGAC TGCTACAGCTGCGGCAAATCTGGACACATTTCTCGTGACTGCCCCGATGGCGGCAGTGGAGGCcgaggtggcggcggcggataTGGAGGTGGAGATCGTAAATGTTACGGATGCGGAAACGTCGGCCACATTTCTCGGGATTGCCCGAATTCCCAacgtggtggcggcggcggtggcggtgaTGACGATGAGGCCAACTACCGATAA
- the LOC124336951 gene encoding cold shock domain-containing protein 3-like isoform X1 — MSSTVCYRCNETGHFARECSQGGGGGGGYGSFGGGFGSGSRGGRGGPRGSGGGGFGRSENAGGFGRGESSCYNCNKPGHIARDCPESGSKTCYNCGKNGHISRECDAPDNRGSGGGGNYGGRNRDCYSCGKSGHISRDCPDGGSGGRGGGGGYGGGDRKCYGCGNVGHISRDCPNNRGGDHDDEANYR, encoded by the exons ATGAGCAGTACAGTATGTTACAGATGTAACGAGACGGGTCACTTTGCCCGTGAATGTAGCCAAGGCGGAGGCGGTGGTGGAGGTTACGGAAGCTTCGGCGGAGGCTTCGGGAGTGGGTCACGCGGAGGACGTGGTGGCCCACGTGGTAGTGGTGGAGGCGGCTTTGGCCGTAGTGAAAATGCAGGCGGCTTCGGCCGTGGTGAGT CATCATGCTACAACTGCAACAAACCGGGTCACATTGCTCGCGATTGTCCCGAATCGGGATCAAAGACGTGCTACAATTGCGGCAAGAACGGTCACATTTCTCGTGAATGTGACGCCCCTGATAACCGCGGAAGCGGTGGCGGTGGCAACTATGGTGGACGAAACCGTGAT TGCTACAGCTGCGGTAAATCTGGACACATTTCTCGTGACTGCCCCGATGGTGGCAGTGGAGGCcgaggtggtggcggcggataTGGAGGTGGAGATCGTAAATGTTACGGATGCGGAAATGTTGGCCACATTTCTCGAGATTGTCCGAACAATCGCGGAGGGGATCACGACGACGAAGCCAACTATCGTTAA
- the LOC124336037 gene encoding uncharacterized protein LOC124336037, with amino-acid sequence MNSIILLLTLTVAYSLATPTNYGSSKSSTTSYAVPAVTILKQINQLNEDGSYTFGYEASDGSFRFENMDANGYLTGRYGYVDSYGKTQETEYVAGKHSGQSVGFQARGTSISQDGRKALAFPFIQTAPKSVEQKALDYQYTSVDDDEDGFPDSAPVNGGNVRVVSLAKDAYNSGTTVVRVADQNYAVSNVRVSTPTKTTYETTAGDIRLVSPSKSSHGPVVGVVEKNQKIENNYGNIADARVSYVPAGVRVTNAAEADTPFIKPNAKPIITNIQQLSGQVSIIRSPTTSYGNSAVKSTGKLDEFLKSLETNTKNVGNSYNTNQSSGAIITSNQDQFQQDFQIQQDVQPIQGDSISVDSIGFSV; translated from the exons ATGAATTCCATCATT TTGCTGTTGACGCTCACTGTGGCCTACTCACTGGCTACGCCTACTAATTATGGGAGTAGCAAATCTTCGACGACATCCTATGCCGTGCCTGCCGTAACCATCTTAAAGCAAATCAATCAACTCAACGAAGATGGCTCTTACACGTTTGGCTACGAAGCCTCTGACGGCTCGTTCCGATTCGAGAATATGGACGCCAATGGTTATTTGACCGGTAGATATGGTTACGTCGATTCCTAcggaaaaacacaagaaaccG AATACGTTGCCGGCAAGCATTCTGGCCAGTCTGTGGGATTCCAAGCTAGAGGAACATCGATCTCACAAGATGGTCGAAAAGCTCTAGCGTTCCCTTTCATTCAGACAGCACCTAAATCAGTCGAACAAAAAGCTTTAGATTACCAATACACCAGcgtggatgatgatgaagatggtTTCCCCGATTCGGCACCAGTTAACGGTGGAAACGTTCGAGTAGTTTCTCTGGCCAAAGATGCTTACAACAGTGGAACAACAGTCGTCCGTGTTGCTGATCAAAATTATGCAGTTTCTAATGTCCGTGTTTCGACACCCACGAAAACTACATACGAGACAACTGCAGGGGATATCCGCCTTGTGTCTCCATCTAAAAGCTCACACGGCCCTGTAGTCGGCGttgtagaaaaaaatcaaaagattgaaaataattatggTAACATTGCAGATGCAAGGGTTTCCTACGTACCTGCGGGTGTCCGTGTAACAAATGCTGCAGAGGCAGACACTCCTTTCATAAAGCCGAATGCAAAGCCCATTATCACGAACATCCAACAACTTTCTGGGCAGGTGAGCATTATCCGATCTCCTACTACAAGTTACGGCAACTCTGCTGTCAAGTCGACTGGAAAATTGGATGAGTTTCTTAAGTCACTCGAGACCAACACCAAAAACGTCGGTAACAGCTACAACACGAACCAGTCAAGTGGCGCAATAATCACCTCGAATCAAGACCAATTTCAGCAGGATTTCCAAATCCAGCAAGATGTTCAACCAATTCAAGGTGACTCAATCAGTGtagattcaattggattcTCTGTCTAG